Proteins found in one Planococcus citri chromosome 2, ihPlaCitr1.1, whole genome shotgun sequence genomic segment:
- the LOC135835543 gene encoding facilitated trehalose transporter Tret1-like, which translates to MANLADEKKIKRDGIRQVISCIVVFLPVMCGGIASGWSSPTEKYLRNMTETWKDCPELNTTASGSLTEEEFSWVTSVLYFGGMAGCLIWNPITETFGRKIAGYIVGLLQTSAWAGILYKTDFKILLICRFLLGVSVSGGLVVGMSYTNEITSARLKGPMSSLGAIFLNGGFLVVYLCGSFFPYNVLNTICLSFPIAFLLMFFKLPESPLYLLMDNQEQRAKESFMWFRGNKEHKVGKEMAAIQASPAFQSRVSFKDLFTSRSTTASVIIAMMLLSGQQISGITIITSYTELIFGKSGNKISPSFSTVIMGLIQIFGCCIPGLLVNRVNQKLLLVISYVLAAMSLFGVGVAFSLLERGYDSNFIKTLPFIGVLCYILSFTTGIANVPFIIFTRIFEPKVMSLAMSYGQLAGSITAFLTAKLFFTLTDNLKYSGTFYFLGSCCIIMAMYVMKFIDVGRSPLPRKQEISVHIEDIEKSKQELIVN; encoded by the exons ATGGCAAATTTGGCCGAcgagaagaaaattaaaagGGATGGCATCCGACAGGTCATCAGCTGTATAGTTG TTTTCCTTCCAGTGATGTGCGGAGGCATAGCCTCAGGATGGTCCAGTCCCACCGAAAAATACCTCAGAAACATGACAGAAACGTGGAAAGATTGCCCCGAACTGAATACTACAGCTTCGGGTTCATTAACTGAAGAAGAATTTTCATGGGTTACTTCGGTTTTATACTTCGGCGGAATGGCTGGTTGCCTGATATGGAACCCGATAACCGAAACATTCGGTAGAAAAATTGCCGGATATATCGTTGGTCTTCTGCAAACCTCAGCTTGGGCAGGTATTCTATACAAGACGGATTTCAAAATACTCCTAATATGCAGATTTCTGTTGGGTGTATCAGTCAGTGGAGGTTTAGTAGTCGGTATGTCTTACACGAATGAAATAACCAGCGCAAGATTAAAAGGTCCGATGAGCTCCTTAGGAGCAATTTTCCTCAACGGCGGATTCCTCGTGGTATACCTTTGCGGATCGTTTTTTCCTTACAACGTACTGAACACAATTTGCTTATCGTTTCCTATCGCATTTCTTCTCATGTTCTTCAAACTACCGGAAAGTCCGCTTTATTTATTAATGGATAACCAAGAGCAACGAGCCAAGGAATCATTCATGTGGTTTAGAGGCAACAAAGAGCACAAAGTTGGTAAAGAAATGGCTGCCATACAAGCTTCTCCTGCTTTCCAATCACGTGTATCTTTCAAAGATTTATTCACCTCGAGAAGTACAACTGCTTCGGTTATCATAGCGATGATGTTATTATCCGGTCAGCAGATATCTGGAATTACCATCATCACCAGTTACACGgagttgatttttggcaaatctgGGAATAAGATCTCGCCGTCGTTTTCTACTGTTATAATGGGCCTGATTCAAATATTCGGTTGTTGTATTCCTGGTCTATTGGTTAACAGggttaaccaaaaattattactaGTCATATCGTACGTATTAGCTGCGATGTCGTTGTTTGGAGTTGGAGTTGCATTCTCGTTACTTGAACGAGGCTACGATAGTAATTTCATAAAGACTTTGCCTTTTATTGGTGTGTTGTGTTATATTTTAAGTTTTACCACAGGTATTGCTAATGtaccttttattatttttactagAATATTTGAACCCAAAGTGATGAGCTTAGCTATGAGTTACGGTCAATTGGCTGGGAGTATAACGGCTTTTTTAACtgctaaattatttttcactctgACCGACAACTTGAAATATAGTGGAACTTTTTACTTTCTTGGCTCGTGTTGTATAATAATGGCTATGTATGTTATGAAGTTTATTGATGTTGGACGTTCTCCTCTTCCTCGAAAACAAGAAATTTCGGTGCACATTGAAgacattgaaaaaagtaaacaagAGTTAATCGTTAATTAg
- the LOC135835544 gene encoding uncharacterized protein LOC135835544 isoform X1, whose product MADRHRRDDDDRKSRRDEDRYHRSKAQKRSRSDSRSRHRRHRSSEEREIDIEAETRRMNEIQANIERQRQRDREREESNRRKAHKSESSRSNRDLESERRGGPQQANYFSHRPVIRRSDGKPQPRPPYNAETLPRPPDHNCYNCSNPDHYDFECPKWEDGPRCFRCSEWGHFGTTCNNPRVFYKHEFAKYRDSSRDNRIRDTVNGAAQLISGERQPEDFMGIPRFDRDARNDIEENRRRHQSSSRYRSPNRDEQHRSRSSPPRETDKSSRSATDRDATQTENRRQSSSTHSSASGPSPPPGRGRSMARPEGARRLRNFPAMLVDPHIEEESPYTSFLLMELPDIDVNSLNGTQAGLIYNHIAKWEQMLAWFRT is encoded by the exons ATG GCTGATAGACATCGTAGAGATGATGATGACCGTAAGAGCAGACGAGATGAAGACAGGTATCACCGGTCTAAAGCCCAGAAACGGTCCAGGTCAGACTCCCGAAGCCGCCACCGACGTCATCGTTCCAGTGAGGAACGCGAGATAGATATAGAAGCTGAAACGCGACGAATGAACGAGATTCAAGCCAACATTGAACGTCAACGCCAGAGAGACAGA GAAAGGGAAGAAAGTAACCGAAGAAAAGCCCATAAGTCTGAGTCGTCGAGATCAAATCGAGAT CTGGAGTCTGAACGGAGAGGTGGGCCGCAGCAGGCCAACTACTTTAGTCACCGACCAGTTATCCGACGGAGTGACGGAAAGCCCCAACCGAGACCGCCCTACAACGCCGAAACCCTACCGAGACCGCCCGATCACAATTGTTACAATTGCTCCAACCCAGATCACTACGATTTTGAATGCCCGAAGTGGGAAGATGGGCCGAGGTGCTTCAGATGTTCGGAGTGGGGTCACTTTGGAACGACGTGCAATAATCCCCGCGTATTCTACAAACACG AATTCGCAAAGTACCGAGATAGTTCCCGAGACAACCGGATCAGAGATACAGTTAACGGAGCAGCCCAATTAATTAGCGGTGAACGGCAACCGGAGGATTTTATGGGTATACCGAGATTCGACCGAGACGCGAGAAACGATATCGAAGAAAATCGTCGAAGACATCAATCGTCGAGCCGTTACCGGTCACCGAACCGCGACGAACAACATCGCAGCCGCTCATCCCCGCCGAGGGAAACCGATAAGAGTAGCCGGAGCGCAACAGACAGAGATGCAACCCAAACCGAGAATCGCCGACAGAGCTCATCAACGCATTCGTCAGCCAGCGGTCCATCACCGCCGCCCGGACGCGGTCGCTCTATGGCGAGACCGGAGGGAGCGCGACGTCTACGTAATTTTCCTGCGATGCTTGTAGATCCGCACATCGAAGAGGAATCGCCGTATACGTCTTTCCTACTGATGGAGCTACCGGACATCGACGTTAATTCACTCAACGGAACCCAGGCTGGATTGATTTACAACCACATCGCCAAGTGGGAACAGATGTTAGCCTGGTTCCGAACGTGA
- the LOC135835544 gene encoding uncharacterized protein LOC135835544 isoform X2 yields MADRHRRDDDDRKSRRDEDRYHRSKAQKRSRSDSRSRHRRHRSSEEREIDIEAETRRMNEIQANIERQRQRDRLESERRGGPQQANYFSHRPVIRRSDGKPQPRPPYNAETLPRPPDHNCYNCSNPDHYDFECPKWEDGPRCFRCSEWGHFGTTCNNPRVFYKHEFAKYRDSSRDNRIRDTVNGAAQLISGERQPEDFMGIPRFDRDARNDIEENRRRHQSSSRYRSPNRDEQHRSRSSPPRETDKSSRSATDRDATQTENRRQSSSTHSSASGPSPPPGRGRSMARPEGARRLRNFPAMLVDPHIEEESPYTSFLLMELPDIDVNSLNGTQAGLIYNHIAKWEQMLAWFRT; encoded by the exons ATG GCTGATAGACATCGTAGAGATGATGATGACCGTAAGAGCAGACGAGATGAAGACAGGTATCACCGGTCTAAAGCCCAGAAACGGTCCAGGTCAGACTCCCGAAGCCGCCACCGACGTCATCGTTCCAGTGAGGAACGCGAGATAGATATAGAAGCTGAAACGCGACGAATGAACGAGATTCAAGCCAACATTGAACGTCAACGCCAGAGAGACAGA CTGGAGTCTGAACGGAGAGGTGGGCCGCAGCAGGCCAACTACTTTAGTCACCGACCAGTTATCCGACGGAGTGACGGAAAGCCCCAACCGAGACCGCCCTACAACGCCGAAACCCTACCGAGACCGCCCGATCACAATTGTTACAATTGCTCCAACCCAGATCACTACGATTTTGAATGCCCGAAGTGGGAAGATGGGCCGAGGTGCTTCAGATGTTCGGAGTGGGGTCACTTTGGAACGACGTGCAATAATCCCCGCGTATTCTACAAACACG AATTCGCAAAGTACCGAGATAGTTCCCGAGACAACCGGATCAGAGATACAGTTAACGGAGCAGCCCAATTAATTAGCGGTGAACGGCAACCGGAGGATTTTATGGGTATACCGAGATTCGACCGAGACGCGAGAAACGATATCGAAGAAAATCGTCGAAGACATCAATCGTCGAGCCGTTACCGGTCACCGAACCGCGACGAACAACATCGCAGCCGCTCATCCCCGCCGAGGGAAACCGATAAGAGTAGCCGGAGCGCAACAGACAGAGATGCAACCCAAACCGAGAATCGCCGACAGAGCTCATCAACGCATTCGTCAGCCAGCGGTCCATCACCGCCGCCCGGACGCGGTCGCTCTATGGCGAGACCGGAGGGAGCGCGACGTCTACGTAATTTTCCTGCGATGCTTGTAGATCCGCACATCGAAGAGGAATCGCCGTATACGTCTTTCCTACTGATGGAGCTACCGGACATCGACGTTAATTCACTCAACGGAACCCAGGCTGGATTGATTTACAACCACATCGCCAAGTGGGAACAGATGTTAGCCTGGTTCCGAACGTGA
- the LOC135835545 gene encoding uncharacterized protein LOC135835545 translates to MPEKPLWEVKSTKTVAEAEMDTTAQSEAKTDDEWNKLGPSSAQGNATEKPHLNSLGQDMNAPRPRTPEIIRQNLMIRPDIPTEEVWETDDGEVIDRRRANYRSVNFMYVKQIMELNFTKVNERLTEIETRLHREQVPDEADEGRPMPEAERALLTRQQEELNDAAMAITRVLEDPGSIEDAIEGLHQLIEMSRIYHFALDEHPQRVLMMLRTENLTIDERRRQRNRERRHRNQAHRRNADNVDDGIDVDYFSDSEDRGPGDAAPNFQLLGERLLDEAYQRRNQHDNDDQPMG, encoded by the exons ATGCCAGAGAAACCGCTGTGGGAAGTTAAGTCGACGAAAACGGTTGCCGAAGCCGAAATGGATACGACGGCCCAATCTGAGGCAAAAACCGACGACGAATGGAACAAGCTAGGCCCGAGTTCAGCACAGGGCAATGCAACAGAGAAGCCGCATTTAAACTCGTTAGGCCAAGATATGAATGCGCCGCGGCCACGCACGCCCGAAATAATCCGGCAAAACCTAATGATTCGGCCGGACATTCCAACCGAAGAAGTATGGGAAACCGACGACGGAGAAGTGATCGATCGACGGAGAGCGAATTATCGTTCCGTTAATTTTATGTACGTGAAACAGATCATGGAATTGAACTTCACGAAGGTCAACGAGAGGCTCACCGAGATCGAAACGCGCCTTCACCGAGAGCAGGTTCCTGATGAAGCAGACGAGGGAAGGCCGATGCCGGAAGCCGAGAGGGCCCTGTTAACCAGGCAACAGGAGGAGTTAAACGACGCAGCGATGGCGATCACGCGCGTATTGGAAG ATCCTGGTTCAATTGAAGACGCGATTGAAGGTCTGCATCAATTAATCGAGATGTCGCGTATTTACCACTTTGCGCTGGATGAACACCCGCAACGCGTATTAATGATGCTGCGAACAGAGAACCTGACTATTGATGAACGTAGACGTCAGAGAAATCGCGAACGGAGACACCGCAATCAAGCGCATCGCCGAAACGCCGATAACGTAGACGACGGTATTGACGTCGATTATTTTTCCGATTCTGAAGATCGTGGTCCAGGCGATGCTGCgccgaattttcaattactagGCGAACGTTTACTTGATGAAGCCTATCAACGGAGAAATCAACACGATAACGACGATCAACCAATGGGATAA
- the LOC135835550 gene encoding facilitated trehalose transporter Tret1-like, with the protein MENFIKNDIPSVKSLKYRQYLAAFIVAILSISNGFSAAWTSPVQKLLQSENSPVGVKVSYEEFSWISSVLYIGALLGIFIWSKCADKFGRKVNGYLISSTQIIGWIGIIFATSPNHLIISRFIMGLGGCGIISNSQLYINETADKDIKGPLCALILVFTNVGIVLVNVLGCFLSYVSLNICCLCFPVLFVVMYFWLPETPLYLSMRNRPTKAKKSMNWFGLEEVNGRYEESTEESYKDLFSSSQMRRITFVGMGIMICQQLSGYGAIIAYSQKIFESTKSDISNEVLSIILSIFQLVVSSISGFVIKSSRRKPMMIFCFVSASLSYLLIYSKSHLPVGSFFSSYVPVFGILCFIIVYNLGIGPLPLVVIPEIFPPRVLNRGTSLALVMLVFGAFVVLKAFPIIQYVFGESESFFILSCLNLSFAAFIWQFLWETKPSDKKVEVEDTASVN; encoded by the exons atggaaaatttcattaaaaatgatatccCCAGtgtgaaaagtttaaaatataGACAATATTTGGCAGCATTTATCG TGGCAATCCTTTCAATATCAAATGGATTCTCAGCAGCTTGGACTAGTCCAGTACAGAAACTTTTACAATCAGAAAACAGTCCCGTTGGTGTTAAGGTATCGTACGAAGAATTCTCATGGATCAGTTCGGTGCTCTACATCGGAGCACTGCTCGGTATATTTATATGGAGCAAATGTGCCGATAAATTCGGTCGAAAAGTGAACGGTTATTTGATCAGCTCTACTCAAATAATCGGATGGATCGGTATCATCTTTGCCACTAGTCCTAATCATTTGATCATCTCTAGATTCATTATGGGTCTCGGAGGTTGCGGTATAATTTCCAATAGCCAATTGTACATTAATGAAACCGCCGATAAAGATATCAAAGGCCCTTTATGCGCTCTAATTCTCGTCTTCACCAATGTTGGAATCGTACTAGTCAATGTATTGGGATGCTTTCTTTCATACGTCAGTTTGAACATCTGTTGCTTATGTTTTCCAGTACTATTTGTCGTGATGTATTTCTGGTTACCGGAGACTCCGCTCTATTTGTCTATGAGAAATCGTCCAACTAAGGCTAAAAAATCAATGAACTGGTTCGGACTGGAAGAAGTAAATGGTCGTTACGAAGAATCGACCGAAGAATCGTACAAAGATTTATTTTCTTCGAGTCAAATGCGACGAATAACCTTTGTAGGGATGGGTATAATGATTTGTCAGCAGCTTTCCGGTTATGGAGCTATAATAGCGTATTCGCAGAAGATATTCGAATCGACCAAATCTGATATTTCTAATGAAGTATTGTCCattattttatccatttttcagCTCGTCGTATCGTCCATTTCTGGTTTCGTGATCAAATCTAGTCGTCGAAAACCTATGATGATATTCTGCTTCGTATCGGCATCTTTATcttatttattgatttattcgAAATCTCATTTGCCAGTTGGCTCGTTCTTTTCGAGCTACGTGCCTGTTTTCGGCATATTGTGTTTTATTATCGTGTATAATTTAGGTATAGGTCCTCTGCCTCTCGTCGTGATTCCTGAAATATTCCCTCCTCGTGTTTTAAACCGTGGTACGAGTTTGGCTCTAGTGATGCTAGTTTTTGGAGCTTTCGTTGTCTTAAAGGCTTTCCCTATTATTCAGTATGTATTCGGAGAATCTGAATCGTTCTTCATACTATCGTGTTTGAACTTATCGTTCGCCGCATTTATTTGGCAGTTTCTTTGGGAGACGAAACCCAGCGATAAGAAAGTCGAAGTCGAAGATACCGCCTCCGTTAATTAG